tCTGCAGTTATGACCCCGCTGAGGAACCAAAGGGCTGACACTCCCCGTCCGACACTGGCACGGGACGGTGACGAAACGTGCGCAGGGTTTCACCCCGCGATGAACATAATTTCTCGGAGAACGAACAAGGCTTTTTATCACCTCCCCAACCAccatgtccctgtgtgtgtgtgtgtgtgtgcgcgcgcgcgtgtgtgtatgtgtggttgAGTGATTGTTCGGGCATGGGTTTGTGGGAAAACTTGAAGTACATCATTGTTCGGATCTTCCAACTCCATAAACATTATAAAGGTACACGTGTAGTCAAAAGCAAAGTGGAGCAAAGAGCTCGCATCCGACTGGAGGAGGTCGCTCCTCAGGACGGAAACGTTCACCATTAGAGCACGCTGGCACGAAGAAGCAGCATCTGTCAGGACGGTCGCCGTGTGGCTGCAGCCGTAGTGTTAGTACAATGTCTCATCTTGGACCTATGGAGGACATAACTAAGACTGAATGACCTTCTCCCCCTCGTGACACTCCTACCCAcaccttttaaaaaagcattcCTTGTTTTTAAGATGAAGATCTCCTCAAAGAATCAGCTAGTGAAAGACAAAGCAGATGAAAATCAGCAGTTTGGAGCGTTGTACAGTTTTTGCATTCGCTTCCCCCCCATCCTGCCTGGAGTGGTTTAGTCCCGCCACTCCCTGGCGTGAGCTGTCCCGGGACTGTGACAATGAAACGGAACCTCCCGGCGCCTTCACCTTGTAGAAGAATAAATACTCCTTATTGAACTGAAGTGCTCCAGTTGTGTTGGAAAACTCCAAACTCCATGTCTcctaaatgtttttacatttctggtTTACCGCAAATGTCCCTTTTATGGTGAtcgtttttatttcattgttttttaaaatgcatcactgaaGCAAAGGACTGGATTAACAGACTGTTCAACTGGAGAGTGTGCTCAATGAAttaaacttatttttctttttcttttgagccTTATCATGATGTGGAAAAGAACCAGAAAAGACTCTTGGTACTATGTACCAGTAATGTTTTCtgacatgtatgtatgtgtgtacgtaatctataatatatttaaattgtgtttgatttaaatacatatattatgaAATGTTTCGTCTGTCCTCGTTATTGTATTTTCAGCCCACTGCAGGCCGTGGTCATGTTCATACTGAAATTATATGATGTTTACAGACGGattgatagaaaaagaaaaaaaacaattaaaaaaaaaagtattgtacATGAAATGTGTAAGGACTTTAGAGGGGGCAAGTATCACCTCTTACCATGAGGGGGCGATGTTGACTATTGCTGTGTCAGGGTAAAACAGGAGAAGGACCCTGATGCCTCAGTGGATTCATTCTGAAATAAGAATGAGTGTGTTTTCGTTTTTCTATGAGTAATCCTTCTCTTGCCTCTCATACCAAGAAGTACATATTCAGCAACTTCCACAAattgtaaaaagtaaaactcGTCTCTGGTCACCTTAGGTACAGTTTTGCTCGATAAAGCATTGGAAGTGTTGAATTCCTCTCTTGctgtatacatatacacatatatatatatgtgtatatatatatgtatatatttatatccgCTTCATCACTCACTGTTCTAACTAGCTGCTTCTATAAGTCAGCTGATTGTTGTCTCCTTCGCGTGCATAGAGGCAACGCCCACCTCGGTACGACCCAGCCCCTGTTCTgacctctgattggctgagatgCTGTTACTACCTGTGTAAAACAATTAGTACTCGGTCGATGacctttactgtacattttgatTCTCAgaagtattcttttttttcgctCTGACGAGAGAAACATTTCACTGAGATTAAAAACGAAAACAATTAATAATCCCCTaaactgtttttattacatCGGTGTGTCTCTCGCTGACTTTGTCAAAGCTCGCGCGCATGACGTGCGTTGACAAAGTGTAAGATGCATCTGGAGAGAGACCTGCTGTGAGCCACCTGCTGTGTCAAGTTAAAGATACCAAGTGCAAAACACCGGAAATGTGAGTTTTTCCTTCAGAATAAAcgtttttatttgtcttttaaaataataataataataataataaagttacCAGTATGATAAACATCTCCTCTTCCATTCCACATACTGCACAGAATAACCAACGACTTTCCCTAAACTGGGGATCTTGGGCCATATTTGGTGTAGTAGTGTATATAGTTGTACGTCCAACTCCACGTTACACTGTTACAGAGACATCATTAGATCAGGGATGCACGCTATGGGATTCTGTTCACAGGGAACATTGAAATAGTGTCTGTTCCACCAAAATAGACTGAGTTCCACAAGGACTGGATCTTACATTTTCCATAGTGCAACCTATTCAGCAGAGTTATTGTTCGTTATCACAGGCTGAGACTGAGCTAAAACTGACAATGATGTGTTCAAATCTTTCTTGTGCCTCCTCAGTTAGAATTATTTAAAGACTGGCACATGcctcaaaaatctttttttactttgaaaatcaCACCCGGaagcacctttttttccccctttaaacCCACGGCAGCTTGACGTCGCCCAGGCGCGGAGCGCGCCTCTGTCCGCGACCAGGCagcagagagtgagtgagtgagaggagcggaggagTCCAGCGGCTCCGGCacttgtttgtctctctctctccgtgcgactgctcctcctcctcctcctcctcctcctcctcccgctgcgCAGCCGGTTCAGGGTGTGACAAACACCTGGCGTGTCACATTTGGGCtgcgtttctctctctcgcctgaGCGGAGGACGCGGGTGACTTGACTTTTATCCCGTGGCTCCTCTTGCCGGTGGGTCTTTGGATGTTGGTGGTTTTTATCCAGCCGAGCCAGATGTTCCGGGCACGCGCGCACTCACGCGGGCTCCAGCTGCGGATCGTCCGGTGATTTCGTGTTTCGGTTCTTTCGGTGCTGATGCCGCGCGCCGGTTGGTCAGGGGGCCAAAGTTGAAGAGCCGTGAGCTCCAAATGCATTCGCTCCTGGGccgggaaaagaaagaagaagaagccgggTTCGGGATCGGGATCGACCTGGGTCTGTCTCCGGGCTTCCCGCCCCACGCTGCCGCCATGTTCAGCTGTGTGGGCTGCTTCTGGGTGCTGCTCTCCTCCGCCCTGGTCGCCGTCTGCAGCTTCAGCTTCATCTCCCCCGCCTGGATTGTCAAGGACCAGCTGAggaacaacaaccaccacaaccagcagcagcagcagcagcacctgcacAACAAGGACTCGGTGAGCTTCGGCCTGCTGTGGCACTGCTCGGAGTCTCTGGACCACATGTACCGGTGCTACACCTTCGGGGGACTGGGCAGATTCGCGGAGATCCCCTCCAGCTCCTGGCAGGTACAGTttacctcctcacacacacacacacacacacacacacacacacacacacacacacacacacgtctgtctACATGCGCATGGATGAGATCGTCCTGTGGACAGGGCACTCTACTATTTGGCATCATGGGATCCAGGattaaagtaaaaaaggaaagaaaagaacaaatctCAGCAAAGCATCCAGTCATATTCAAGCCGAATGACTAACCCCGAAGGAAGAGGATGACACCAGGTTTCGTACAACACAACTTGACGAGAGACAATTAGTTAAAAAGTcctttatctttaaaaataGAGACTCTCACAATGTCGACTCATCCATGTTCAGCATCCACAAcagttgatttattattttttgttggaGCATCTTGTGGCAGATGACAAAAGCTTGAAATGACAAAATCCCAATGCAACTGTGCACATACCTGTGTCACAGACGACTGACCCATGCTACAAGATGAGGATCACTGTGAGGAGtctccgctgctcctcctcagctcctcagcCGGTGCTCGTGAAGACAAAACGGTGgggttgatgatgatgatgaggatgatgatgatgatgatgcagcaTCATTTCAGTCAGAAGAAAAGATCTGTTGATCTGCAGGGGGCTATCATAGAGAGCAGCATCTGCAGCACaacttgtcacacacacacacacacacacacacacacacacgcacacgcacacacagaatttCAGTTGCGGGTGCTGAGTGGCTGTTTTTCGGACCATGTTCCCACCTCCTCGAAGGAGGGAACATCCAACGAAGAACATTCCTCACAAAGTAGGGTGTTTGAAGGTGAACCGTTTGATCACATCAGCATTTGTGGGATCCATCACAAGGCCTTGActttaagggttttttttctttaaaaagtaatttggaAATTGGGTCTTTGTGCTGGGAAGTGGCTGGGAAACAGTTGAATAGAAGCTGTGAAGCTTgttagagcaaaaaaaacaattggccTTTATAAAAGTCTAGTATCTGGGACACTTATTATTCATGCAAGTTGTGGGGTAATTTAATTCCTCACTACAGGCAGGCTGTTTGGACCCCCCCAAGCATCACACCCCCTCCTGTAAAAACCTATAAAAAACAACCCTGCCCCAGTATACCACCTCtggatttatgatttatgtatGAAGGTGTGGAGTTGAATTAGCATttgaaaggggaggggggggcgggggttatTAATGAGTGGCTGCGTGGTTGTGTGATCGTAGCACACAAGTGTCTGcagtgagaagaaagaaagcaacgccagggtttttgttttgttcgtcACCGGAGGGAAGCTGCAGAAAAACACGGAACAGATTGAGTTCTCTTGTTCGTGTGTTGCAGCCTCATTTGTACAGTCGAGGCGTTGAGTACCGCGCGTCCTTCCTGGAATGTAAGTGTGGCACATTGTCTGAGGCTCGTTTGGCTGAAATCAGCAAGTCATTTTGCTCCCGTTAGCCAGTTGTCATTGAGTTCATTCGTGGTGTGTGTCTTCCGATGGAGCCGCCTCTCTGTGCCCGGCCACAGTACACGGCTTGTCTAGCCATTAATAAAGGTGAAGGGGCCATTAAGTTTTCATCAGAGCCACTTTATTACTCTGCCACTCCTCACTGATGTGCACATCATTTTGCTGATgcctcctgtttttgttttgggggggaggggggagacaacctgcacacaaacacaaacctggCCTGTGCAAACGGTGTGTGCGTTCCAGCATGTGTCCGTACACGCGCAGCCTCAGCAGCCATAGTCCCACTCCACTGTCACTGAGCATCCAGCTCCGTTGTCTCCATCAGAGTTGGAAGAGTGCATACTCTCTTCTTGACTCTGAAGAGTCAAACTGCGGATGCTGTGTGAGTgaaagggatgaggaggaggaggaggaggaggaggaggacagtgtAGGACAGGACaatggagcaggagcaggaggaggaggaggaggaggaggctcccCTAGAGACTGGCCTACTTGTGCTCTCTTTTCTTTGGGCTTTTCTCGTTGGCGCTCCATGTTGTCAATACATTTGTTTGGACCACGCTGCTTTCCAGGTCTGCTGgcatacacaagcacacacacacgcacgcacgcacgcacacacacacacacacacacacacacacacacacacacacacacacacacacagggaagtcTTGTACTTTGGCCTTCTCTACTTTACAGTACGTACAATTTACAGAATCAGACCAACATATAAGTGAGGTCATGATGTATTTGATAATGCATCTGTATAGACTGAGCTACCtgacagtatgtatatatatatatatatatatatatatatataaagaagctttttttcaaattacacaTTGCTTGATCAGTAATTAGAATCCAATTAATATCCACAATGCTGTCTCAAATTGGATACTTCAGTCACCAAAATAACATGCAGTACACTGTGTACTCTCTAGCGCCGTGCGTGAATTCTGTCCCAAATCAAATATTGCCATCGTGCAGTCCCCGGAAACGGCGACCACAACCTGCGACCACATTTATTTTGCCCCATCGTACGACTTAACCATGAACGTTTGACTTCCTTGTACGTGACCCGTGGGGTCGTACAGGTCACCCGCACCGATGACGTGCACCGTGTGTCCTCCTTACTCGGCGTACAATTTgcacaaatttgaaaaaacgtCAGTGGTTTTATCCCCTCGTCCAAAAGTGGACGACCGTTGAGAAGTTAAACTCTCATCTCCTTGGCCGTATTAAAAGTGCGCCGCCCGGGGGACTCGTCAGCGTGAACGCACTTATGCACTCGACGTGGGAAGTGCTAGAATTGCGGGTATGCAAATCGAGACACATCACCTGATCCATGAGTGTTTTTCCGTTGATCAATGATGCACAGCAGCGGTCGAGCGCACATTAAGCTTGTTGCAAACTGGGGGAACGCTGTTGAAAAACACACGCCTCTTCTGCGAGAGGGTTTCCACATAAATTATTCCCGGTATTACTTGTGCTTGTTTCTGCGGGGGTTGTGTAATTTCTTTCTGTCGGAGCAGCTGTAGAGTAATGGTGGCGTGTGAGCGTGTCTGTGTACACATgagcgtatatatatatatatatatatatatatatatatatatatgcatatatatatgcgtgtgtgaAGAAGCGTGTGCGCCGGTTGCCAGGTCGGACGTGTCAGCGGAGGAGGTTTCCTGTGAGCTGCTTGCTTGGTAAAGTGTGAAGGGGGGGACGGGTGCGCCCGCCGGAAAACATCCTCACCTGAACTTGTTCACAGCTTAACGTGCATGCGGTGGCTTCACTGCCCCAAACGCTGGAGCTGGATCAGCTCGGGCccttgtagtagtagtagtagtaaccAGCCAAGCAGCTCAGACGCGCGTCTGCTCCCGGAATTACCAAAAAAATTGGCCTTGTGCTCTACGTGGCCGCCGAACGTCAAGGTCGTCTCGTGGCCCTAGACGAGCTCCAGGAACACCgatcagaaagaaagaaaaaaaaagaaaagaagatgtcTGTGAGTTCGTCCTCATCGTTTGCCTGCGCAGAAAATGGCAGCGCGTCGACGACTGAGGGctgtgaaaaactgaaattccTCCGACACATCAGACAAAACACTTGGCCCGTGTTGACTTCGCGACGTGCCAAGAAGATTGATTGTCGACGTTGGCGGAGATGTTACCACCCTGCCTAATTACCAGCCAGACCTACGAAGATCACTCACTGGTGCATGAACGCCGCTGGATGGCTCTGAATGTCATTTCACCACTCACTGAGCCAGGACTAGTGTTTTAAGAAGATAGATAACTCATTTCATGGAGTTCACTGACGTTTCCTTTGTCTTGCTGAGACTCTGCCTGCTTTTGTCTTCGCCCTCCGTCATTGAAGTGGGATTCTTGTCGAACTTCAAGAAAAGGTGAACAGGAAATAtcagggggttttttttgtttccactttCTACTCATACAAAAAACTCTCATGACTTAGTTCATAAAGGTGCAATTCTGCCTGTTGGCGACACACATTAGAAGACATGATTAAACATGTCTTACCAAttagacccttttttttttgccatactgTCGGCAAGGTGTTGCAGTTTTTTCCCAGTTAGGTTCAAAGAAAACTTGAATAACCCTGAGGCAGGAAAGATAAAGCTCAGCCTCCACTCAGTCACCACCGCAATGATTTCTGTTCCCTCTTCCTGTCGTCTTTATAGCCAAGTAACTGAACATCATTTACTCCGAGCTCATTGGTTTTCTCCACCAAATAGAAAGTAACCAACTCATTTTGTTCACGCTGTATTGTAAGTGATTCGATTCAAGGAGACCTGTTAAATGATGTCGCCGGATTTCAAGATGATCAAATCCTCCATACACACTACCTCATTCCAGAAAAAGAACAGCTATAGTCGAGGAGAGTTAATAAAGGTTTatcaaatattcttttttaaccCGGCATTGGCGCACAATGGTCGTGCTCTCGGGTGGCGGAGAGCAGGTCCAGGCAGGGGTTCACCGCTCTGTGCGCTGCCTCCTCACAGGATGACAGACGGGGTCCTTGTTCCAGGGTCTTCGCTCTGAGCCGACCTCCGCCGCAGGGGCCAGGAGGTtgcgatgacacacacacacacacacacacacacacacacacacacacacacttttacgcTTGCCAGAGGGACCTCGGATGAATTCCCCGGCCACTTTTTCCGACAAATGCAGCAGCTCAACAGACGAGCAGAGGCCTGTGAAATCTCCGCTGAACAGAAAGCCGTCATTTTCATCCCGGATGGGCGCTGGAGTCGCTCCACTGTGGCAGTCAaagcctcttcctctcttcctcttccagccTCTCGGCTCTCCCATGCTAATGGGAGAACCTCCGTGGTCAAAGCCATTTGTTGTCGAAGTGTGTCTGGCAGTTATAAATGATGTCATGGGGTCTAATGCACATGCCGTACTCCCGCCTTCCCCGCGGGGACTCCTTCGCCCAGTTTGGCACGGGACACAAAAGGTGGACTTGTCGTCTGGGCTTCCCGTTTTATTCCTGCCGACCTCATTCTGTTCAGAGCTTCGCGCACAGTGCGTTCCTGAGAGACACGTTCGCCGCATAGCCCAAGTGGGATCAGACGGCTCAAaagagatgcacacacacgcacacataccaCTTTTAGACGAGCACACAGTGTGATGAAAAGTGATGAGTgatgcagatgcacacacacacgcacacgcacacacacacacacaaagaaaatgctCTCATGCATCAGCGTGTGATCAAAAGAGATGTGAGAGACGTTGATGTGATGTACAGTCGCTGTCCATGTCAGCGCTGATGCAGTAATTAGGGGTTCGAGGAGGGAGATGGCTGGGGGGCATTAGTGGGAAAGGAACTGAATAGAAAGAGATGGATTCAgcgagctgaaaaaaaaagtccttctCTCCACAAACTGCCCCCCGTCCGCGGCCGTCATCCATTTTTCACGCTCGGTAATAAACTGAACTCCGTTTCCTTTCGGCTGCCAGCGTGAAAAGTAAATCCACCTGTAATGTCGCAGCTCCTGcccatgtcccccccccccccaccgcccgACCTTTAGCCCAGCCGCTTGTTCTCCGTGAGCTATGATGTGAGCAGATAGAAAGGAAAGAGTGAGCGGGTGCAGCGcggctgagaggagagagagagagcgagagcagggGAGGTCAATAGCATCTCTTCCGCTGAGTTGTTTTTCAGGTGGCTGCTTTGGGACAGAGCAACACATCATCTCCGTGCCCGGCGGCGGTGCACGCGCCGTCTGAGACGGCGTACAAGCCACTGCTTTACGACGCAAACATATCTCCTTGGCCCCCAGGCCCGCGGCGGCCCAAAATATAAATTAGTGGTGTTTTGTATTTGGTTGTCTGTTCGACTTGACTTATTCCAGGTACATAAATATGCTCATTACAGAAACCCCGCAGTCGTAGGGCGGGGTAACTGGGAAAAGCGAGATAGATGTTCGGTCCTTTGACAGCGAGTCTTGCGTGAAATGTAGCGCGCCGACTTATTATCATACAGTGCATGTTTACTTCAAGGCCGCCGTCTGACTGGTGGCGAAATTAATGgcaggcggtgtgtgtgtgtgtgtgtgtgtgtgtgtgtgtgtgtgtgtgtgtgtgtgtgtgtgtgtgtgtgtgtgtgtgtgtgtgtgtgtgtgtgtgtgtgtgtgtgtgtgtgtgtgtgtgtgtgtgtgtgtgtgtgtgtgtgtgtgtgtgtgtgtgtgtggcggaggGATCTGAACCCTGATAGACTTGGAGATGAATGGGGCCATTTTGGACGGATGGTTTTTACTCCCATCACAAGCCACAATTTGCTTTTTCGTATCATTCCAAACTTTTAACCACAGCTTTTTGCGTAGTGCCATTTGACTACAGTATGTTCTGGGACGGGTGAGGAGTCGTCTGCCTCCGACGGGAGCTTGCTTGTGGAGTTTGTCTGCGGAAGGCACTTCAAGGATCGCTGGAGTGGCTCAGCGTTTATTATGCAATTAAACACAAATCGTGCTCGCATTACATAACTGCTCCTTTTCTTGAAAGCACACCATGAGTCTGAGTCTTGCTGATTTTCCTTCCATCCAGGCGGGCCGGTTTCCGTTTGGGTCAGTACCAACGTCGACATGCAAAGAGACGAATTGCACATCGCAGGCTTTATTcactttattcattattttgagtGAACAATGCCGTTGTGTGGAAGTACAGGTACAACATGGGGATGTTATCAGAGCTCTCCGTGCCGGTGCCTTCAAGGCAGGGACCTTCAACCGTTTTAAAATGCCTTCAATTTTAGTTTTTGATATTCATGGTCTTAAAAATGTCTGGGATTGTGGGCGCGGAGTCTATTAAATTTGACCTCGTGTAGAATGAATGAGCCTTTCAATAAAATGTTCAGACTTTATGTTTTTTGCGACAGGTATTTCAATTGCCACAACAATGACCATGTCTGATAGGTAGCAGACACTTGCACATGCAGCCTTGTGTGGCTGCATGTGATCCACGTTTCAACCTAGAAGAAGGAAATATTATccagctttttattttgaagactgCGGCAGAGAAAAACCCAAGaacatgtttgaaaaagaaaaaaggcaaaaacaaaaaacaagaacctgctgctgccagcaAGCGGGCGAAGACTCATCACGGGTAAATGCAAATGGAGTGCCAAGTGGTCGGAGGATGACAGCGTTCAGCGTTTTCCTTCCCCTCGACGGCCCTGTCGGGAGGCGGGAGTGCGACGGGTCGACTCCTGAAATTGATTGGGAGGCTGCTGAGCTGCGACACGTGTCATGCGAGACAAACAACtgtattgattgttttttcGCTGCCAGGAGCTTCTGAAAAGGAGAAAGCCCTCAGGTCGGTGCTTATGGGATGAGAAATGGAACACGGGAAAGATATATAAGGATTATCCCTCTGCAGGTATTACCCCGGGGGAACTTTAAGGGTGCTTTGCACTTCGGTGAATGGAGTTGATATTTACTtatgtgcagggtttttttttccccatgtgaTAATAGGTCAAAAGGATGTTGTGACTGGCTTGTTCAAGTTGTGTCCACAATGCCCTGTTATGTTGTTTTCTATTGGCCTGGGTTTTACTTCCATACTGTTATGGATACAAAGGCAGTTTTGccttttaaattcaataaaactaATATACGGGGTAAACTAATAGTAGGtattaaaaaaaggtcttaaaatgTTATTACACTGCGTACTTAAAATGTCCACTTCAAGGATGCTCTGACATCTGGGACTTCTGGAGTTGGCTGCTTATCAGAGGCTGTTTAATCCAAGAAACAAGCAAATTCACACGTTCCATCTGGACacatctgtatgttttttaCTCTTTGTGTCCACAGCTTTCAGAAACGATCAGAAACCTGTTTTTCCACCGTCAGGCTTTTACAAACTTGATCGGCAGTAATGGTGACGACGCCTGATTTAGTGGTTCATTCACTTCAGTTGGCTTCGATGAGTGGACAGTTGTTCCGTCAACACCGACACGATGCACCATCAAATATATAACATCAGATACTGTAAAGCTCATACTGTGAGCTGCATACGGGAAACTTATCAAAACCACAGCCTGGTCTTTTAAGCGATcaaaatgtgttattgttgCTGTGGGATATGGCACATATCAACACCTTGCTCGAGGACACTGACCTGCGGAGGCTGACACTGACCCTGCGATAATGGCCGAGCCGCTGTACCACCTGAGCTGAGACCAGTGAAAGTTTTTCCCACCCGCATGActcaaaaaatatgaatctgggAACATATTAGTTTTCGTATTCAATCAGTTACTACTTCTCTGTCTTTAGGTTGGGGCGCGTCTCCTACCTCAAGACAAACTTGatacctgcgtgtgtgtgtgtgtgtgtgtgtgtgtgtgtgtgtgtgtgtgtgtgtgtgtgtgtgtgtgtgtgtgtgtgtgtgtgtgtgtgtgtgtgtgtgtgtgtgtgtgtgtgtgtgtgtgtgtgtgtgtgtgtgtgtgtgtgtgtgtgtttggcggAGGGAGTCCACGGCTTGTCAGTCGGCTTGGAGGGAGTGTGTAGACGGGCGGAGCAGGGCAAGAGGTCAGTGCTGCACACGAGAGGGGAATTGAAAGTGCAGAGGAGCAGCTGTCCACATGATGGATGGAACAGGTGCCTCGGAcagcgatgaggaggaggggggagaggggaacaTGTTGATCTGCATTTTATACCCATCTAGGTGAAATAGAGAGGAAATCAGTCCGGCTGAGCAGGAGATTGATTTATGATCTCATCAGGTTTGTTGGATGGATGTTACCTGCGAGTGTATGATCATTCTCCTGCCGTTTTTTATATCCGATATTTGATATTCTGAAAGCAGAGGGCAAAACACTCGCTGCGATGGGCGCGCACCTCCGAGGCCACTGATGGCCAATAAAAAGGGATATGCTCCGATGGTAGACAGAGACTGTTTATTCAAATATTGGCTGAATTCCCAGCAGCAGAGCGCAATCAACGCAATGGACACAGCGAGCGTTTATCTCTCTTATGAATTATACTCTTTGCTTTTGGCGATACTGAAGAGCCCCTGATCAGCAGTTCTCAGGTAGACACACGGCGAGCTGTCTGACTGATCGGATGGGGTGGCGGGACGGAGCGCTGGTTTCttcagcagggggggggggctgctgagTCAGCAGGCTCCGGGAGGCCGCCGTCCATTTGTTACGCAGCCTGTCACTGCCACTGCCACTGCCTGCACCGTGGATCCTGCAGGTAGTTTATGTATTGATTTAACAGGGAGCCTTAATccatttttttacataaatgatGGCTCACTCGGCGCGGGGGCCgagtgagccccccccccccccccgcgagtCGGCCTCCATCCGTAGCGAAAGCTTCAGGGGTCGCAGGTGGAAGGGGCTAAGGGGGAGAACACAAACATACGGTCAGTCtacctcctcctcacatcttAAAGGTGTCACTCTGCAGGAGAAGTCTTTAAGAGGAGAAGGTAGTTTGATGGAATCGACTGCacttttttgtgatttttcgACTCTCGTCTCGATATAGATTTGCTGCTCcacttttttccctcccctgtTCTTCTCACAAATCCTGCAACATCAAAACCGAAAAGCTCCTGGGATC
The sequence above is a segment of the Scophthalmus maximus strain ysfricsl-2021 chromosome 2, ASM2237912v1, whole genome shotgun sequence genome. Coding sequences within it:
- the LOC118300135 gene encoding uncharacterized protein LOC118300135 isoform X2 produces the protein MHSLLGREKKEEEAGFGIGIDLGLSPGFPPHAAAMFSCVGCFWVLLSSALVAVCSFSFISPAWIVKDQLRNNNHHNQQQQQQHLHNKDSVSFGLLWHCSESLDHMYRCYTFGGLGRFAEIPSSSWQTTDPCYKMRITVRSLRCSSSAPQPVLVKTKRPVRCCVQAAVLCWLSAPCWPSSPSSCPVEDVRGGSAPWLVTCRWLQCSSWPPVCWSTPSA
- the LOC118300135 gene encoding transmembrane protein 211 isoform X1; amino-acid sequence: MHSLLGREKKEEEAGFGIGIDLGLSPGFPPHAAAMFSCVGCFWVLLSSALVAVCSFSFISPAWIVKDQLRNNNHHNQQQQQQHLHNKDSVSFGLLWHCSESLDHMYRCYTFGGLGRFAEIPSSSWQTSAVLCSGGCALLAVSSLLAIITIFLPSGGCERRICTLAGYMQMAAVFIMAAGLLVYPFGLNSSLVRSFCGDADIYYAGECQIGWGYMLAIVGVMLTVFLPFFAKYAPKEQLSPTPLPTLL